The genomic window TAAAGAAATTATGTGAACATATTAGTTGTGAAAAAAGAAGTAAAGCTAACAAACTTTTAAATAAAAATGATAAAATTCAAACTATAGTGGCTGATATCATAATAAGGATTCAACTTATTAAACATTTTAATATTAGAAATGAAAATATTTGTTTTAATAAAAATATATATGGTAAGCCATATGTGGAAAAGATTAAAAATTTTCATTTTAATATATCGCATTCAGGAGAATATGTTGCTGTTGCAATTAGTAAACAGAAAGTGGGAATCGATATTGAAAAAGTAAAAAATATAGATTACTTTGATATAGCTAAAAACTTTTTACTAATAAAGAGTTAAAGTATATTATGCGACCAAGCAAACAAGAAAGCTTAGAGAGATTTTATGATATATGGACATTAAAAGAATCTTATATAAAATTTAATGGAAAAGGATTATCAATTCCTTTAGATTCATTTACTATTTTTTTTGATGATGATAGTAGTATCAAAGCTATTGACAACAACTATTGCACTAATCACATATTTAATCAAATAAACATTCTACCAGGATATAAATTATCAATATGCAGATTAAATAATGAACGTTTTTATATTAAAATGTTA from Clostridium sp. MB40-C1 includes these protein-coding regions:
- a CDS encoding 4'-phosphopantetheinyl transferase superfamily protein — translated: MDIVIVKNLDIIDEKLKKLCEHISCEKRSKANKLLNKNDKIQTIVADIIIRIQLIKHFNIRNENICFNKNIYGKPYVEKIKNFHFNISHSGEYVAVAISKQKVGIDIEKVKNIDYFDIAKNFLLIKS
- a CDS encoding 4'-phosphopantetheinyl transferase superfamily protein; this translates as MRPSKQESLERFYDIWTLKESYIKFNGKGLSIPLDSFTIFFDDDSSIKAIDNNYCTNHIFNQINILPGYKLSICRLNNERFYIKMLNQNEIIDYFLELTEKENI